Proteins co-encoded in one Myxococcus xanthus genomic window:
- a CDS encoding phospholipase D family protein, whose product MMIESRRLIEQVLVSEQPCLGAVFCSYTFDPSYFEDRILRALLRLQGDPEEEAVRYHEEARAALRETPVACFVDARVRRGGRRLPYDLQLIRERTFHPKVILVLYDGEARVAVGSGNATRPGHEQNAELFFTRTLRYDVPADAAFLRNVDRFLRSCAALATHPGTQLTLVRSALAARISDTPFPSGQAPTDALFVDTFSASMLDHLREALPEDARVTRVGILSPFFELDDLDIANDTTGLASVLSELLALRPGSPPPLDLGVPWEDAPLAPPYGGGTPVLAEGEGRLWASRYRESVDGEDIERLEYFGVNRVTAKRVEIQLGSGRPGRYERDAFEHEVAEGRMWPVEPPTVHAPRRILERIVREHEIQLWLHPTATLTPAGRASRRPLHAKLFLLTVTTAGRTLTYALIGSANASAAALSCGVEQGGNVEAGVLLCLDGEVRLSEMLPSLVCAPFESARFEERDAPGAEVDFSAWLEDVVHDAAARTLTVTWSQQGPGGLGGWAWWYLDRELAKGVGPRSGPVVLSDFDLAAAGAELEFRAAGRSWLVPIRVADLAMLPTSAHLAGLGVRELLALLARRVGAERLSTLREQRGVAGVDSVLDSVFGEGFGPTDVFKAWWGLKEDLLAASTVSAFRYRLLGPTGARTLWERLRDLPRDSVSDDEIWVYGCELLRELEQLVLPESADLEAKQALLAELRTLLRADLTRLRPRGAGWLDGVVRFYGLEGTHGKT is encoded by the coding sequence ATGATGATCGAATCCCGGAGGCTCATCGAGCAGGTCCTCGTCTCCGAGCAACCCTGCCTGGGAGCCGTCTTTTGCTCCTATACATTCGACCCTTCCTATTTCGAGGACCGCATCCTGCGTGCATTGCTGCGCCTGCAGGGGGACCCGGAGGAGGAGGCTGTCCGCTACCATGAGGAGGCCCGCGCGGCGCTGCGCGAGACACCGGTGGCTTGCTTCGTCGACGCGCGTGTCCGCCGGGGAGGCCGTCGCCTGCCGTATGACCTCCAGCTCATCCGGGAGCGGACGTTCCACCCGAAGGTCATCCTGGTGCTGTACGACGGGGAGGCGCGCGTCGCCGTGGGCTCGGGCAATGCCACCAGGCCGGGCCACGAGCAGAACGCCGAACTCTTCTTCACGCGCACGTTGCGCTACGACGTCCCCGCCGACGCGGCGTTCCTACGGAACGTAGACAGGTTCCTCAGAAGCTGCGCGGCGCTCGCGACCCACCCGGGCACCCAGTTGACGCTGGTCCGCTCCGCGCTCGCGGCAAGAATCTCCGACACGCCGTTTCCCAGCGGCCAGGCGCCGACGGATGCGCTCTTCGTGGACACCTTCAGCGCGTCCATGCTCGATCATCTGAGAGAGGCGCTCCCGGAGGACGCGCGAGTCACTCGTGTGGGCATCCTGTCCCCGTTCTTCGAACTGGATGACCTCGACATCGCGAATGACACGACGGGGCTCGCGTCGGTGCTCTCCGAGTTGCTCGCGCTTCGCCCCGGGAGTCCGCCGCCGCTGGACCTTGGCGTGCCATGGGAGGACGCACCACTCGCCCCTCCCTATGGCGGGGGAACGCCCGTGCTCGCGGAGGGCGAAGGGCGGCTGTGGGCCTCGCGTTATCGCGAGTCAGTCGACGGCGAGGACATCGAGCGCCTGGAGTACTTTGGGGTCAACCGCGTCACGGCGAAGCGTGTCGAGATCCAGCTCGGCTCCGGGCGGCCTGGACGGTACGAGAGAGACGCATTCGAGCATGAAGTCGCGGAGGGGCGGATGTGGCCCGTGGAGCCGCCGACGGTCCATGCGCCGAGGCGAATCCTCGAGCGCATCGTCCGCGAGCACGAGATCCAACTCTGGCTCCATCCAACGGCGACGCTGACACCTGCCGGGCGCGCGAGCCGACGCCCCCTGCATGCCAAGCTCTTCCTGCTGACGGTGACGACCGCAGGCAGGACGCTGACCTATGCGCTCATCGGGTCCGCCAACGCCTCCGCCGCCGCGCTTTCGTGTGGGGTGGAGCAGGGTGGCAACGTCGAGGCGGGCGTTCTGCTCTGCCTGGACGGAGAGGTGCGCTTGTCGGAAATGCTGCCCTCGCTGGTGTGCGCGCCCTTCGAGTCAGCGCGCTTCGAGGAGCGAGATGCGCCCGGGGCCGAGGTCGACTTCTCGGCGTGGCTCGAGGACGTCGTCCATGACGCGGCCGCTCGCACATTGACCGTCACCTGGAGTCAGCAGGGGCCAGGGGGACTGGGGGGCTGGGCCTGGTGGTACCTGGACAGGGAACTGGCGAAGGGCGTGGGGCCGCGCTCGGGTCCGGTGGTACTCTCCGACTTCGATCTGGCCGCGGCGGGAGCCGAGCTGGAGTTCCGCGCGGCGGGACGGTCGTGGCTTGTTCCCATCCGCGTCGCGGACCTCGCGATGCTGCCCACGAGTGCTCATCTCGCGGGCCTGGGAGTCCGGGAGTTGCTGGCGCTGTTGGCGCGGCGTGTGGGCGCGGAGCGGTTGTCGACCCTTCGCGAGCAGCGCGGCGTGGCGGGGGTCGACTCCGTCCTGGACTCCGTATTTGGCGAGGGCTTTGGCCCCACGGACGTCTTCAAGGCCTGGTGGGGGCTGAAGGAGGATTTGCTCGCCGCATCGACGGTCTCCGCGTTTCGTTATCGGTTGTTGGGGCCGACGGGGGCCCGGACGCTCTGGGAGCGGCTGCGCGACTTGCCTCGGGATTCCGTGTCCGATGACGAAATCTGGGTCTACGGCTGCGAGCTGCTTCGAGAGCTGGAGCAGCTCGTGTTGCCCGAGAGCGCGGATCTGGAGGCGAAGCAGGCGCTGCTCGCGGAGCTGCGGACCCTGCTGCGCGCGGACTTGACGCGGCTGCGACCGCGAGGTGCCGGGTGGCTGGACGGTGTCGTTCGTTTCTACGGGCTTGAGGGCACCCATGGAAAGACGTGA
- a CDS encoding acyl carrier protein has protein sequence MNRDDLLDVLTRYVANELLDGDAEDLDSSTPLLELGVLNSLETARMMGFVQKKYGITIPSESLKVENLQTISAIADLVYDARPRQP, from the coding sequence ATGAACAGAGACGACCTGCTCGATGTCCTGACCCGCTATGTCGCGAATGAACTCCTGGACGGGGACGCGGAGGACCTCGATTCCTCCACGCCCCTCTTGGAGCTCGGCGTGCTGAACTCGCTGGAGACCGCCCGGATGATGGGCTTCGTCCAGAAGAAGTACGGCATCACCATTCCCTCGGAGTCGCTGAAGGTCGAAAACCTCCAGACGATCTCCGCCATCGCCGACCTCGTCTACGACGCGAGGCCCCGGCAGCCGTAG
- a CDS encoding thioesterase II family protein — protein MNPESSIAAAESPWLVRRKPQASPRLRLFCFPYAGAGSLPYFRWPDLLPEADIEVCAVQPPGRENRLHEPSVEELPQLLDALVRELSPLFDGPFAFFGHSLGALIAFELTRELRRRGLPLPGTLLVSGSEAPSRRSGLPPLSGLRRDDFIRELSARYDGIPQQVLAQPEILDLILPILRADLKISERYTYQEEPPLPVRLCAFGGTRDPRVSEAALDTWRLQTQQSFSMKMFPGGHFFLNELTAQVVQAVHAELAVGATPAP, from the coding sequence ATGAATCCTGAATCCAGCATCGCGGCGGCCGAGTCCCCCTGGCTCGTCCGCCGCAAACCCCAGGCGTCGCCTCGTCTCCGGCTGTTCTGCTTCCCCTACGCGGGAGCCGGCAGCCTTCCCTACTTCCGTTGGCCTGACCTGCTCCCCGAGGCGGACATCGAGGTGTGCGCAGTGCAGCCTCCCGGCCGGGAGAACCGCCTGCATGAGCCGTCCGTGGAGGAGCTCCCACAACTGCTGGACGCGCTCGTGCGGGAGCTGTCGCCCCTCTTCGATGGCCCCTTTGCCTTCTTCGGCCACAGCCTGGGCGCGCTCATCGCCTTCGAGCTGACGCGCGAACTCCGCCGCCGGGGCCTTCCGCTGCCTGGCACCCTGCTCGTCTCCGGCTCCGAGGCGCCCTCCCGGCGCAGTGGACTTCCCCCACTGAGCGGCCTGCGGCGAGACGACTTCATCCGCGAGCTGTCCGCTCGCTACGACGGCATTCCGCAGCAGGTCCTGGCGCAGCCGGAGATCCTGGACCTCATCCTCCCCATCCTGCGCGCCGACCTGAAGATTTCAGAGCGCTACACCTACCAGGAGGAGCCTCCGCTTCCAGTGCGGCTGTGTGCCTTCGGTGGCACTCGCGACCCTCGCGTCTCGGAAGCCGCGCTCGACACGTGGCGACTGCAAACACAGCAGTCCTTCTCGATGAAGATGTTTCCAGGCGGCCACTTCTTTCTCAACGAGCTGACGGCCCAGGTGGTCCAGGCCGTCCATGCCGAACTCGCAGTCGGAGCAACCCCAGCACCATGA
- a CDS encoding JmjC domain-containing protein has protein sequence MPTLEIATRFDWDTFVRRYWNQRPVLFKGTQASPFTVDDVFEASAGATQRYLSRSYEPASRPDVTFTVDRLRQLRSREWLPRKSDGSLDGYDARIASQLGERRYALIIATMHASGFQLWSRQRAFFSGLWQRVGMPVTGGITSLFHGTYEHSPVGVHLDRFTTFMFALRGRKRMRFWHKRPWSEDVSTILDYQPYLASSFVAEVEPGDILYWPSTYYHVGESAGAGVASSLNVGIPITEHHVIYSVDDLLRGMLDETSLADQEWKQTRLARVSASPLARGALSKNGVLATELPRALTEAVRAFRDVSHPKEARRHIQSTWLKRLTSGGFEPVPPPTREKPLRDSHHVRVDPSFPVLFERDSATRWICSANGHALRGAGGGRAIEIFFRKLNSGAAVSVEELLSPFGTRRAARHDSEVIAATREGMRGVLKKLHAVRAITLSA, from the coding sequence ATGCCCACCTTGGAAATCGCGACCCGCTTCGACTGGGACACCTTCGTCAGGCGCTACTGGAACCAGCGCCCCGTGCTCTTCAAGGGAACACAGGCCTCCCCCTTCACCGTCGACGACGTCTTCGAGGCATCGGCCGGCGCCACCCAGCGCTACCTGTCCCGCAGCTACGAGCCGGCGTCACGGCCCGACGTCACCTTCACGGTGGACCGGCTGCGGCAGCTCCGCTCCCGGGAGTGGCTGCCCAGAAAGTCCGATGGCTCCCTGGACGGGTATGACGCCCGCATCGCCTCGCAACTGGGCGAGCGCCGCTACGCCCTCATCATCGCCACGATGCACGCCTCCGGCTTCCAGCTCTGGTCACGGCAACGCGCCTTCTTCTCCGGCCTGTGGCAGCGCGTGGGCATGCCCGTGACGGGCGGCATCACCTCGCTGTTCCATGGGACCTACGAGCACAGCCCCGTGGGAGTCCACCTGGACCGCTTCACCACGTTCATGTTCGCGCTGCGCGGACGCAAGCGGATGCGCTTCTGGCACAAGCGGCCGTGGAGCGAGGACGTCTCCACCATCCTGGACTACCAGCCCTACCTGGCGTCGTCCTTCGTCGCGGAGGTCGAGCCCGGCGACATCCTCTACTGGCCCTCCACGTACTACCACGTGGGCGAGAGCGCCGGCGCAGGCGTGGCCAGCAGCCTGAATGTCGGCATCCCCATCACCGAGCACCACGTCATCTATTCCGTGGACGACCTGCTGCGCGGGATGCTCGACGAGACGTCGCTCGCCGACCAGGAGTGGAAGCAGACGCGGCTCGCGCGGGTATCGGCCTCGCCCCTGGCCCGCGGTGCCCTCTCGAAGAACGGTGTCCTGGCCACGGAGCTGCCCCGGGCGCTCACCGAAGCCGTGCGCGCGTTTCGCGATGTCAGCCACCCGAAAGAGGCGCGACGGCACATCCAATCCACCTGGCTCAAGCGGTTGACCTCGGGAGGCTTCGAGCCCGTGCCACCGCCCACCCGTGAAAAGCCTTTGCGTGACTCACACCACGTGCGGGTGGACCCGAGCTTCCCCGTCCTCTTCGAACGAGACAGCGCCACACGGTGGATTTGTTCCGCCAACGGCCATGCCCTGCGCGGCGCGGGTGGTGGACGCGCCATTGAAATATTCTTCCGAAAGCTGAACTCCGGCGCGGCTGTAAGCGTCGAGGAGTTGCTGAGCCCGTTTGGGACACGGCGCGCTGCGAGACATGATTCAGAAGTCATCGCCGCAACGCGTGAAGGAATGCGTGGCGTCCTGAAAAAACTTCACGCAGTTCGCGCAATCACTCTCAGCGCTTGA
- a CDS encoding DUF6624 domain-containing protein, protein MSLIERLRDSRRHEERPSQKASRAARTSSAAPRPTVNRDLRTQLLRLDRIDSTLRSAWVATEFKDRALERKLNALTEAGIDWLRETIKVHGWPGHRLVGRSGAAAAWRLIQHADCSLAFQKRCLKLLRDAAARADVPIQQVAYLTDVVRMREGKKQLYGTKFRKVKGELVPYPIEKEAGVDLRRKEMNLPSLAAYARKIRRTFQPS, encoded by the coding sequence ATGAGCCTCATTGAACGACTGCGGGACTCACGACGCCATGAAGAACGGCCGTCCCAAAAGGCTTCGCGAGCGGCCCGGACATCGAGCGCCGCACCTCGCCCCACCGTCAATCGAGACCTCCGCACGCAACTGCTACGGCTGGACCGCATCGACAGCACCTTGCGTTCTGCGTGGGTGGCGACGGAGTTCAAGGACCGTGCTCTTGAACGCAAGCTCAATGCGCTCACCGAGGCGGGCATCGACTGGCTGCGTGAGACGATCAAGGTCCACGGCTGGCCCGGGCATCGCCTCGTGGGCCGAAGCGGGGCCGCGGCCGCCTGGCGGCTGATTCAACACGCCGACTGCTCGCTGGCCTTCCAGAAACGCTGCCTGAAGTTGCTGCGGGACGCGGCGGCGCGCGCCGACGTTCCCATCCAGCAGGTGGCCTACCTCACGGACGTGGTGCGCATGCGAGAGGGGAAGAAGCAGCTTTATGGAACGAAGTTCCGCAAGGTGAAGGGAGAGCTCGTCCCCTACCCCATCGAGAAGGAGGCCGGCGTCGACTTGCGCAGGAAGGAGATGAACCTGCCGTCGCTCGCCGCCTATGCGCGGAAGATTCGCCGCACATTCCAACCTTCGTGA
- a CDS encoding helicase-related protein yields MERRERTWLRSFLHLDARADSTVPLRDIERQEDTVLRALELFDDQPGVVLADEVGMGKTYEALGVLAARLHVLPDARALILTPGPDLNTKWSKELRAFCDTSRPMYRGFAGQSKTASTLAELVAATRETRITIAPVNIFAGSRSLADQAWLLSLWADAQGLAGNQVAAIFRRYREGAVARVDVEQQAFLDTFEWSVIRPHVREALKRHKQRAGEGSLDALWKSEEYDGFANQRWVDDALMDLRFRLVGQLIPDFDLLIVDEAHKLKNVDSVRATGVRTVFEGRFDKALFLTATPFQLSVDELKQVLSLFALARSAPADLMEQAQRLLDDVGDYKQAYNELERVWSQADEAVVSDFGALFARDPQLVEEPADASLRAVVLCARRLLSLKTERIEPGFRRWMIRSLREDKRVYRRSHRPRLRAQGGAGVPFMLYERFIAELFRGKSRTHKAAVQINMVSSYGAAREGALLSSERQALPDGDAEAYRGLLRSVVGELRVEQGGHPKVDHVVRDALEAVARDEKTLIFCARIETLRELKRRIEAEWEHHLLERWRKVFPAASHGDIFEHELDGKRVDGHHSRLRDRFGRAQDALYLALRERYTGTLLEGVVVEGAHLELVIERANGLLRQQRVSKTQAERMDWSLVKRCVEQAVALFVRDGVLAGDVDPEVLRRLTDARFVALGFDLVADDVEDSAEGDRTPSWTIDAGDAALVLRREHLWSYLKGALFEVPPELRVRTVERLASYLVARNVPFLPELLAFAKEQGVDVEAVESRALSSVVDRFWTTPRGRPWFELLKRFLIYAGKLDEERRREVLDDAVRAGALVRHTVEGESRERLREAFNTPLYPMVLVANEVMQEGLDLHHHCRRVVHHDLAWNPAQLEQRVGRVDRLGSLVQRLRARQPDTTLDVHLPLIANTIDERLERTVRLRERWLEFLLGAAPRIEEYGLADDPLKPLPDAFAQALRVELGPVAKARLPDG; encoded by the coding sequence ATGGAAAGACGTGAGCGGACGTGGTTGCGGAGCTTCCTGCATCTGGATGCACGGGCTGATTCGACGGTGCCCCTGCGTGACATCGAGCGACAGGAGGACACCGTCCTCCGCGCGCTGGAGCTGTTCGATGATCAGCCAGGAGTTGTGCTGGCGGATGAAGTGGGAATGGGGAAGACGTATGAGGCGCTCGGCGTCCTTGCGGCCCGGTTGCATGTGCTGCCGGATGCCCGGGCGCTGATTCTCACCCCGGGGCCCGACCTCAATACGAAGTGGTCCAAGGAGCTGCGTGCCTTCTGTGACACCAGCCGCCCCATGTACCGGGGCTTCGCGGGTCAGTCCAAGACCGCGAGCACCCTGGCTGAGCTGGTCGCGGCCACTCGCGAGACGCGAATCACCATCGCGCCCGTGAACATCTTCGCGGGAAGTCGCTCCTTGGCGGACCAGGCCTGGCTGCTTTCGTTGTGGGCGGATGCACAGGGGCTCGCCGGCAATCAGGTGGCGGCCATCTTTCGTCGCTACCGGGAGGGCGCGGTGGCGCGCGTGGACGTCGAGCAGCAGGCGTTCCTCGATACCTTCGAGTGGTCGGTCATCAGACCCCATGTCCGAGAGGCATTGAAAAGACACAAACAGCGCGCGGGAGAGGGCTCACTCGACGCGCTCTGGAAAAGCGAGGAGTACGACGGCTTCGCGAACCAGAGGTGGGTCGATGATGCGCTGATGGACCTGCGCTTTCGTCTGGTCGGGCAGCTCATCCCCGACTTCGACCTGCTCATCGTTGACGAGGCCCATAAGCTGAAGAACGTGGACTCGGTACGGGCCACCGGGGTGCGCACTGTTTTCGAGGGGCGCTTCGACAAGGCGCTGTTCCTCACGGCCACGCCGTTTCAGCTCTCTGTCGACGAGCTCAAGCAAGTGCTCTCGCTCTTCGCCCTGGCCCGGTCCGCGCCTGCGGACCTGATGGAGCAGGCCCAGCGATTGTTGGACGACGTGGGGGACTACAAGCAGGCCTATAACGAGCTTGAGCGCGTCTGGTCACAAGCGGACGAGGCCGTCGTCTCGGACTTCGGCGCGTTGTTTGCCAGGGACCCCCAGCTGGTGGAGGAGCCGGCAGATGCGTCCCTGCGGGCGGTGGTCCTGTGCGCGCGCCGGTTGCTGTCCCTGAAGACGGAGCGCATCGAGCCGGGCTTCCGGCGGTGGATGATTCGGAGCCTCCGGGAGGACAAGCGTGTCTACCGCAGGAGCCACCGCCCCCGACTGCGGGCCCAGGGTGGGGCGGGCGTTCCCTTCATGCTTTACGAGCGGTTCATCGCGGAGCTCTTCCGGGGGAAGAGCCGCACTCATAAGGCGGCGGTTCAGATCAACATGGTCTCCTCCTATGGGGCCGCGCGCGAGGGGGCGCTGCTCTCCAGTGAGCGGCAGGCCCTGCCCGACGGCGACGCCGAGGCCTACCGCGGGCTCTTGCGGAGCGTGGTGGGGGAACTGCGCGTGGAGCAGGGGGGGCACCCGAAGGTGGACCACGTCGTGCGGGACGCGCTGGAGGCTGTCGCCCGCGACGAGAAGACGCTCATCTTCTGCGCCCGCATCGAGACGCTCCGTGAACTGAAGCGGAGAATCGAGGCGGAATGGGAGCATCACTTGCTGGAGCGATGGAGGAAGGTGTTTCCGGCCGCGAGCCACGGCGACATCTTCGAGCACGAGCTGGACGGCAAGCGGGTGGATGGACATCACTCTCGCCTGCGTGATCGGTTCGGCCGCGCCCAGGATGCGCTCTACCTCGCGCTGCGAGAGCGGTATACCGGTACGCTGTTGGAGGGCGTCGTGGTGGAGGGGGCCCACCTTGAACTCGTCATCGAGCGGGCGAACGGCCTCCTGCGCCAGCAACGCGTTTCGAAGACGCAAGCGGAGCGGATGGACTGGTCCCTGGTCAAACGCTGTGTCGAGCAGGCCGTGGCCCTCTTCGTGCGAGACGGAGTATTGGCGGGGGATGTCGACCCGGAGGTGTTGAGGCGCCTGACGGACGCGCGCTTCGTGGCGCTCGGCTTCGATCTCGTCGCCGACGACGTCGAGGACTCCGCCGAGGGAGACAGGACGCCTTCCTGGACGATTGACGCAGGGGACGCGGCCCTCGTGCTTCGCCGCGAGCATCTCTGGTCCTACCTCAAGGGTGCCCTGTTCGAGGTACCTCCCGAGCTGCGGGTCCGCACCGTCGAGCGGCTCGCCAGCTACCTCGTCGCTCGCAATGTCCCCTTCCTTCCGGAGCTGCTGGCATTCGCGAAGGAGCAGGGCGTTGACGTGGAGGCGGTGGAGTCCCGGGCGCTGTCGTCGGTGGTGGACCGCTTCTGGACCACGCCTCGGGGACGGCCCTGGTTCGAGTTGCTGAAGCGCTTCCTGATCTATGCGGGGAAGCTCGACGAGGAGCGGCGGCGCGAAGTGCTCGATGATGCGGTTCGCGCGGGGGCGCTCGTCCGCCACACCGTGGAGGGCGAGAGCCGGGAGCGGCTCCGCGAGGCCTTCAACACGCCACTGTACCCGATGGTCCTCGTGGCCAACGAGGTCATGCAGGAGGGGCTGGACCTGCATCATCACTGCCGTCGGGTGGTTCATCACGACCTGGCGTGGAACCCCGCACAGCTCGAGCAGCGCGTGGGTCGCGTCGACCGGCTGGGCTCGCTCGTCCAGCGGCTTCGCGCGCGACAGCCGGACACCACCCTGGACGTTCACCTTCCGTTGATTGCCAACACCATCGACGAGCGCCTGGAGCGAACGGTTCGGCTGCGGGAGCGCTGGCTGGAGTTCCTCCTGGGGGCGGCGCCCCGCATCGAGGAGTACGGCTTGGCGGATGACCCCCTGAAGCCTCTGCCAGATGCTTTCGCACAGGCGCTCCGCGTGGAGCTGGGGCCGGTGGCGAAGGCACGGCTGCCAGACGGGTGA